Proteins found in one Etheostoma spectabile isolate EspeVRDwgs_2016 chromosome 14, UIUC_Espe_1.0, whole genome shotgun sequence genomic segment:
- the psmg2 gene encoding proteasome assembly chaperone 2 isoform X1, which yields MFISSQNSPPSFKDFTLVMPAVAVGNVGQLAVDLIVSTLNMSRVGYIHTDCLIPMTGNNPYATCKEDAGELHTPAEVYTAAELKMAVLQIRAPIIQTKSKKFRQLLVSWIKASGFSRTVVLSSSHAYQRDDQQLQGTPLRYLVTPSLLKVSADALKELGWKEMERVSAFPGLTDANTEPRLYIPGGGITKGLYTDSCAEDLPLAVLLLFCSEGDNIPDAFTLVNHLNNWLHLLENPSQTPNKWKIPTSWSLLFGSGIPPALF from the exons ATGTTTATCTCTTCGCAAAACTCACCGCCCTCCTTCAAAGATTTCACCCTCGTCATG CCAGCAGTGGCTGTTGGTAATGTGGGCCAGCTGGCTGTGGACCTCATTGTGTCCACTCTCAACATGAGCAGAGTTGGCTACATACACACAGACTGTCTCATTCCCATGACCGGAAACAACCCTTACGCCACCTGCAAAGAAGATGCTGGGGAGCTGCACACCCCTGCAGAAG TTTACACAGCAGCGGAACTGAAGATGGCAGTTCTTCAAATCAGGGCGCCAATTATTCAG ACAAAATCCAAAAAGTTCCGTCAGTTGCTTGTGTCTTGGATCAAAGCCAGCGGGTTCTCCAGGACTGTAGTTCTGTCCAGCAGCCACGCCTACCAGAGGGACGACCAACAGCTGCAAGG CACTCCTTTGAGGTACCTGGTCACTCCGTCCCTGCTGAAGGTGAGTGCGGATGCTTTGAAGGAGCTTGGCTGGAAGGAGATGGAGCGAGTGTCGGCCTTCCCAGGATTGACAGACGCCAACACAGAGCCACGCCTCTACATCCCCGGAGGAGGCATAACCAAAGGACTTTACACAGACAG CTGTGCAGAGGATCTCCCTCTGGCTGTGCTGCTGCTCTTCTGTTCAGAGGGCGACAACATCCCAGACGCCTTCACGCTTGTCAACCACCTCAACAACTGGCTTCATCTGCTGGAAAATCCT AGCCAAACGCCCAACAAATGGAAGATCCCAACTTCCTGGAGTCTTCTTTTTGGCAGCGGTATCCCTCCAGCGCTGTtctga
- the zgc:136493 gene encoding probable 2-ketogluconate reductase isoform X2, which produces MCHWLSLTTVQNPNQKRIFWQVMEDNKPWALISEVGGQGYIEEVTDIMKQHFQIICLKDFLQNPLLHGPKIQAMFVWNALPATKPALLSSLPSLKVVANGGVGIDHLDVSYITSLGVKVTNTPGVVSDATADIAMGLLLASARNIVEGHQIAVNPNTTHKQCKMGVEVTGSTLGIIGMGHIGSKIAQRGKGFDMKILYHNRSRRSVEDEQAVGASYHDNMDDLLNASDFVVLAVNLTPETTGLISHRELSLMKPTATLVNISRGLVVDQDALVKALQSGTIRAAALDVTHPEPLPRDHPLLGLPNVLITPHVGTNTYTTTRRMVQRMVENAVAALKGQTIPNEVQPK; this is translated from the exons ATGTGTCACTGGTTGTCGTTGACAACAGTTCAGAATCCGAATCAGAAAAGGATTTTTTGGCAA GTAATGGAAGACAACAAGCCATGGGCTCTGATCTCAGAGGTGGGCGGACAAGGTTACATTGAAGAGGTTACTGACATAATGAAACAACACTTCCAAATCATCTGCCTCAAAGACTTCCTTCAAAACCCTCTGCTGCACGGTCCTAAAATCCAGGCCATGTTTGTGTGGAACGCCCTTCCGGCAACCAAACCTGCGCTGCTCAGTTCACTTCCCTCACTGAAGGTGGTCGCCAACGGAGGAGTGGGCATCGACCACCTGGATGTGTCGTACATCACCAGTCTGGGAGTCAAGGTGACCAACACACCTGGTGTGGTGAGCGATGCCACTGCTGATATTGCAATGGGTCTGCTTCTGGCATCGGCACGCAATATCGTTGAAG GTCACCAAATAGCTGTTAACCCCAACACCACACATAAACAATGCAAGATGGGAGTTGAAGTCACAGGGTCGACTCTGGGAATTATTGGAATGGGACACATTGGCTCCAAAATTGCTCAAAGAGGAAAAGGATTTGACATGAAGATCCTGTATCACAACAGGAGCAGGAG GAGTGTTGAAGATGAGCAGGCAGTGGGTGCgagttaccatgacaacatggATGACCTGCTGAATGCGTCGGACTTCGTCGTGCTGGCGGTCAACCTGACTCCTGAAACCACAGGCCTGATAAGCCACAGAGAGCTGTCCCTCATGAAACCCACAGCAACACTGGTCAACATCAGCAGAG GTCTGGTTGTGGACCAGGATGCTTTAGTCAAAGCTCTGCAGTCTGGAACAATTCGTGCGGCGGCATTAGACGTGACTCACCCTGAACCTCTACCAAG GGATCATCCTCTCCTTGGCCTTCCTAATGTGCTGATCACCCCCCACGTTGGCACCAACACGTACACTACAACAAGAAGAATGGTGCAGAGGATGGTAGAAAATGCTGTCGCTGCACTGAAAGGCCAAACTATTCCCAATGAAGTCCAACCAAAATGA
- the zgc:136493 gene encoding probable 2-ketogluconate reductase isoform X1, with amino-acid sequence MLSVCRVRCARKLWGPAQTSQILNVTNMHRSVRQLLHKKVMEDNKPWALISEVGGQGYIEEVTDIMKQHFQIICLKDFLQNPLLHGPKIQAMFVWNALPATKPALLSSLPSLKVVANGGVGIDHLDVSYITSLGVKVTNTPGVVSDATADIAMGLLLASARNIVEGHQIAVNPNTTHKQCKMGVEVTGSTLGIIGMGHIGSKIAQRGKGFDMKILYHNRSRRSVEDEQAVGASYHDNMDDLLNASDFVVLAVNLTPETTGLISHRELSLMKPTATLVNISRGLVVDQDALVKALQSGTIRAAALDVTHPEPLPRDHPLLGLPNVLITPHVGTNTYTTTRRMVQRMVENAVAALKGQTIPNEVQPK; translated from the exons ATGCTAAGTGTCTGCCGTGTCCGGTGTGCGAGGAAACTGTGGGGTCCAGCACAAACCTCCCAGATCctaaatgtgacaaacatgcacagaTCCGTACGCCAACTGCTACACAAAAAG GTAATGGAAGACAACAAGCCATGGGCTCTGATCTCAGAGGTGGGCGGACAAGGTTACATTGAAGAGGTTACTGACATAATGAAACAACACTTCCAAATCATCTGCCTCAAAGACTTCCTTCAAAACCCTCTGCTGCACGGTCCTAAAATCCAGGCCATGTTTGTGTGGAACGCCCTTCCGGCAACCAAACCTGCGCTGCTCAGTTCACTTCCCTCACTGAAGGTGGTCGCCAACGGAGGAGTGGGCATCGACCACCTGGATGTGTCGTACATCACCAGTCTGGGAGTCAAGGTGACCAACACACCTGGTGTGGTGAGCGATGCCACTGCTGATATTGCAATGGGTCTGCTTCTGGCATCGGCACGCAATATCGTTGAAG GTCACCAAATAGCTGTTAACCCCAACACCACACATAAACAATGCAAGATGGGAGTTGAAGTCACAGGGTCGACTCTGGGAATTATTGGAATGGGACACATTGGCTCCAAAATTGCTCAAAGAGGAAAAGGATTTGACATGAAGATCCTGTATCACAACAGGAGCAGGAG GAGTGTTGAAGATGAGCAGGCAGTGGGTGCgagttaccatgacaacatggATGACCTGCTGAATGCGTCGGACTTCGTCGTGCTGGCGGTCAACCTGACTCCTGAAACCACAGGCCTGATAAGCCACAGAGAGCTGTCCCTCATGAAACCCACAGCAACACTGGTCAACATCAGCAGAG GTCTGGTTGTGGACCAGGATGCTTTAGTCAAAGCTCTGCAGTCTGGAACAATTCGTGCGGCGGCATTAGACGTGACTCACCCTGAACCTCTACCAAG GGATCATCCTCTCCTTGGCCTTCCTAATGTGCTGATCACCCCCCACGTTGGCACCAACACGTACACTACAACAAGAAGAATGGTGCAGAGGATGGTAGAAAATGCTGTCGCTGCACTGAAAGGCCAAACTATTCCCAATGAAGTCCAACCAAAATGA
- the psmg2 gene encoding proteasome assembly chaperone 2 isoform X2, whose amino-acid sequence MFISSQNSPPSFKDFTLVMPAVAVGNVGQLAVDLIVSTLNMSRVGYIHTDCLIPMTGNNPYATCKEDAGELHTPAEVYTAAELKMAVLQIRAPIIQTKSKKFRQLLVSWIKASGFSRTVVLSSSHAYQRDDQQLQGTPLRYLVTPSLLKVSADALKELGWKEMERVSAFPGLTDANTEPRLYIPGGGITKGLYTDSCAEDLPLAVLLLFCSEGDNIPDAFTLVNHLNNWLHLLENPVSVQT is encoded by the exons ATGTTTATCTCTTCGCAAAACTCACCGCCCTCCTTCAAAGATTTCACCCTCGTCATG CCAGCAGTGGCTGTTGGTAATGTGGGCCAGCTGGCTGTGGACCTCATTGTGTCCACTCTCAACATGAGCAGAGTTGGCTACATACACACAGACTGTCTCATTCCCATGACCGGAAACAACCCTTACGCCACCTGCAAAGAAGATGCTGGGGAGCTGCACACCCCTGCAGAAG TTTACACAGCAGCGGAACTGAAGATGGCAGTTCTTCAAATCAGGGCGCCAATTATTCAG ACAAAATCCAAAAAGTTCCGTCAGTTGCTTGTGTCTTGGATCAAAGCCAGCGGGTTCTCCAGGACTGTAGTTCTGTCCAGCAGCCACGCCTACCAGAGGGACGACCAACAGCTGCAAGG CACTCCTTTGAGGTACCTGGTCACTCCGTCCCTGCTGAAGGTGAGTGCGGATGCTTTGAAGGAGCTTGGCTGGAAGGAGATGGAGCGAGTGTCGGCCTTCCCAGGATTGACAGACGCCAACACAGAGCCACGCCTCTACATCCCCGGAGGAGGCATAACCAAAGGACTTTACACAGACAG CTGTGCAGAGGATCTCCCTCTGGCTGTGCTGCTGCTCTTCTGTTCAGAGGGCGACAACATCCCAGACGCCTTCACGCTTGTCAACCACCTCAACAACTGGCTTCATCTGCTGGAAAATCCTGTAAGTGTACAAACTTGA
- the zgc:136493 gene encoding probable 2-ketogluconate reductase isoform X3, with translation MEDNKPWALISEVGGQGYIEEVTDIMKQHFQIICLKDFLQNPLLHGPKIQAMFVWNALPATKPALLSSLPSLKVVANGGVGIDHLDVSYITSLGVKVTNTPGVVSDATADIAMGLLLASARNIVEGHQIAVNPNTTHKQCKMGVEVTGSTLGIIGMGHIGSKIAQRGKGFDMKILYHNRSRRSVEDEQAVGASYHDNMDDLLNASDFVVLAVNLTPETTGLISHRELSLMKPTATLVNISRGLVVDQDALVKALQSGTIRAAALDVTHPEPLPRDHPLLGLPNVLITPHVGTNTYTTTRRMVQRMVENAVAALKGQTIPNEVQPK, from the exons ATGGAAGACAACAAGCCATGGGCTCTGATCTCAGAGGTGGGCGGACAAGGTTACATTGAAGAGGTTACTGACATAATGAAACAACACTTCCAAATCATCTGCCTCAAAGACTTCCTTCAAAACCCTCTGCTGCACGGTCCTAAAATCCAGGCCATGTTTGTGTGGAACGCCCTTCCGGCAACCAAACCTGCGCTGCTCAGTTCACTTCCCTCACTGAAGGTGGTCGCCAACGGAGGAGTGGGCATCGACCACCTGGATGTGTCGTACATCACCAGTCTGGGAGTCAAGGTGACCAACACACCTGGTGTGGTGAGCGATGCCACTGCTGATATTGCAATGGGTCTGCTTCTGGCATCGGCACGCAATATCGTTGAAG GTCACCAAATAGCTGTTAACCCCAACACCACACATAAACAATGCAAGATGGGAGTTGAAGTCACAGGGTCGACTCTGGGAATTATTGGAATGGGACACATTGGCTCCAAAATTGCTCAAAGAGGAAAAGGATTTGACATGAAGATCCTGTATCACAACAGGAGCAGGAG GAGTGTTGAAGATGAGCAGGCAGTGGGTGCgagttaccatgacaacatggATGACCTGCTGAATGCGTCGGACTTCGTCGTGCTGGCGGTCAACCTGACTCCTGAAACCACAGGCCTGATAAGCCACAGAGAGCTGTCCCTCATGAAACCCACAGCAACACTGGTCAACATCAGCAGAG GTCTGGTTGTGGACCAGGATGCTTTAGTCAAAGCTCTGCAGTCTGGAACAATTCGTGCGGCGGCATTAGACGTGACTCACCCTGAACCTCTACCAAG GGATCATCCTCTCCTTGGCCTTCCTAATGTGCTGATCACCCCCCACGTTGGCACCAACACGTACACTACAACAAGAAGAATGGTGCAGAGGATGGTAGAAAATGCTGTCGCTGCACTGAAAGGCCAAACTATTCCCAATGAAGTCCAACCAAAATGA